One Deltaproteobacteria bacterium genomic window, CGTAAGTCTTCTCTCGATATTCCAGCTTCTGTCCCACCAGTGCCCCTGGATATCGTTATCAAATTCCAGCACCGCTATCCTTTTTTTGGGACCATCATACGGTGGATAGACAATTTTGTCGGGTACGGCGGATTCCCGGCCCGGCCCGCCATAGGTCGCGCAACCGGCAATCGCCATCAGAACGGCCGACACCAATGTCATAGCTAATGTCATAGTTAACGTTCGACTTTTAAACATGACAGTTCTACCTCCCGCTGATCCAATACTTTACAGGGTCGTAAAAAGTCCTTACATGGCTTTTTACTCCACGGAAAGCGAAAAGTGTCATCTTCACTTTCCTTAGCTCATTTACCACGACGTGACCGATCGAAGATCACACCACATTAAAACCCCGTGGAGCAGCCTGCGAGCGGCTGTACTGTGGTGAAACAACGTGTCCTATCGCGGCGCGAGCCCCTATCTACCCAGAAGTTTCTCAACTGCGTCAAGGAGTTGTCTCTGAGTGAAGGGTTTGGAAAGGAACGCATCGGCTCCACAGCGCTCCGCGTTATCCCGGTTTCCCTGATCGTCATAAAATGCACTGACCATGAGGATGGGAGTTTTCCTGCCCTCCCTTTCCTTACTCCGAATGAGGATAGCCACATTGAACCCATCCCCTTTGGGCATGGAGATATCGCTGATAACAAGA contains:
- a CDS encoding response regulator; translated protein: MNGGQTNILVVDDDPGIQEILRIVLEKQGYRVHIAEDGEKAIDRFLEVEPDLVISDISMPKGDGFNVAILIRSKEREGRKTPILMVSAFYDDQGNRDNAERCGADAFLSKPFTQRQLLDAVEKLLGR